The following coding sequences lie in one Arachis ipaensis cultivar K30076 chromosome B05, Araip1.1, whole genome shotgun sequence genomic window:
- the LOC107640574 gene encoding circumsporozoite protein-like, which translates to MAALANVPWSDDDVRPPPADADDREVTIPWGVWVHEKPPARRRSRARAVVGTPSPPAPTAGPSSSTPAAPSPSTDPPAAPEPTYLLVQRLFRFLERERHHVRRRLDRMDQALISLGAELPPLPDSPASDEQDHQEEDAEAPAQQNAPDTTEPPQTQEEPVPQPVPQPQSEPEPIVVPPTDPPV; encoded by the coding sequence ATGGCAGCCTTAGCTAATGTCCCGTGGTCAGATGATGATGTGCGACCACCACCAGCTGATGCAGATGACAGGGAGGTTACTATCCCCTGGGGTGTTTGGGTGCACGAGAAACCACCTGCTAGACGCCGCTCTCGGGCTAGAGCTGTCGTAGGGACACCTTCACCACCAGCCCCTACAGCTGGCCCATCATCTTCGACACCCGCAGCTCCTTCACCATCTACAGACCCTCCAGCAGCACCTGAGCCTACCTATCTCCTGGTCCAGCGTCTCTTCCGGTTCTTAGAGCGAGAGCGACACCATGTCAGACGCCGTTTGGATCGGATGGACCAGGCACTTATCTCTCTGGGCGCTGAGCTACCTCCGCTTCCCGATTCTCCggcctccgatgagcaggatcatcaggaggaggaCGCGGAGGCGCCGGCTCAGCAGAATGCCCCTGACACTACAGAGCCACCTCAGACTCAGGAGGAGCCCGTCCCTCAGCCGGTCCCACAGCCACAGTCAGAGCCAGAGCCTATCGTTGTACCTCCCACTGATCCTCCggtttag